Proteins encoded within one genomic window of Solibaculum mannosilyticum:
- a CDS encoding phage portal protein — MDWETIRTELGGIYGQTVLREMGEIIRLYDFYDGRGQDWPVNGQLDYIPTRKKTNLVKKLIKSEARFLFGKTPEISLYSPGQEQCDMELWQKYLGDTLIRNRWGDKLIKAARDCFIGKRVALRLWVEEDHIAMGFRPSLEFVYEPEEDDAEKIKKIIFFYHLNQDCVPSKQRIWRQKYTMVNGRCILNEGIYDGSGHLMEEKYHNYDTGLSFIPAYVIVNDGLTGDLMGESDVAELRDNQEVYNRLCSDDIDALKFHMFPQRVAVDASPQSLQNMVIAPGALVDLQTDPSIQSGQASMQTLESQFGYDARLEHTLSRIKEDMYNVLSVPDVGTQQIQGSVYSGKAIKALYWDLICRCEEKWTVWEPALVWMAKNILKMAAQMGWIPSLQTDYQVHVEHCYPIPDDEEEERLNDLKEVESGVRSVSSYQEKWGILPGRDGEKTIEPEPADKLKEEG; from the coding sequence ATGGACTGGGAAACCATTCGCACAGAACTGGGTGGCATTTACGGCCAGACCGTCCTGCGGGAGATGGGTGAAATCATCCGTCTCTACGACTTCTACGACGGCAGGGGGCAGGACTGGCCGGTAAATGGGCAGCTCGACTACATCCCCACCCGGAAAAAGACCAATTTAGTAAAAAAACTCATTAAGTCAGAAGCGCGGTTCCTCTTTGGCAAAACACCGGAGATTTCCCTTTATTCTCCGGGACAAGAGCAATGCGACATGGAGCTTTGGCAGAAGTATCTGGGAGATACCCTGATCCGCAACCGCTGGGGGGACAAGCTCATCAAGGCGGCCCGGGATTGTTTTATCGGCAAACGAGTGGCGCTTCGCTTGTGGGTGGAGGAGGATCATATCGCCATGGGATTCCGCCCGTCGCTGGAGTTTGTGTACGAGCCGGAGGAGGATGATGCGGAAAAGATCAAAAAGATCATCTTTTTCTACCATCTCAACCAGGACTGCGTCCCCTCCAAGCAACGCATCTGGAGGCAGAAGTACACCATGGTAAACGGCCGGTGTATCCTGAACGAGGGGATATACGACGGATCCGGGCACCTGATGGAGGAAAAGTATCACAACTACGACACTGGACTTTCCTTCATCCCCGCCTACGTCATCGTCAATGACGGTCTGACCGGCGATCTCATGGGTGAGAGCGATGTGGCTGAGCTCCGGGACAATCAGGAAGTGTATAACCGCCTGTGTTCCGACGACATCGACGCTTTAAAATTCCACATGTTCCCTCAGCGGGTGGCGGTGGATGCATCCCCCCAATCCCTCCAGAACATGGTCATCGCACCGGGGGCGCTGGTGGATTTGCAGACCGATCCATCCATCCAAAGCGGACAGGCCTCCATGCAGACGCTGGAATCCCAGTTTGGTTACGACGCCCGTCTGGAACACACCCTCAGCCGCATCAAGGAGGATATGTACAATGTCCTTTCGGTGCCGGATGTCGGCACCCAGCAGATTCAGGGATCGGTGTATTCCGGTAAGGCCATCAAGGCGCTTTATTGGGATCTCATCTGCCGGTGTGAGGAGAAGTGGACGGTGTGGGAACCGGCGTTGGTGTGGATGGCTAAAAACATCCTGAAGATGGCGGCTCAGATGGGTTGGATCCCCTCTCTCCAGACGGATTATCAGGTGCATGTGGAGCATTGTTATCCCATCCCTGACGATGAGGAAGAAGAGCGCCTGAATGATCTCAAAGAGGTGGAGAGCGGAGTGCGCAGCGTTTCTTCCTACCAGGAGAAATGGGGTATCCTGCCCGGCCGGGACGGGGAGAAGACCATAGAACCAGAACCGGCAGACAAACTCAAAGAGGAGGGATAA
- a CDS encoding phage scaffolding protein — protein MDQVEQQLEVSLSENQRIALEQAVQSRIEEAVGQAEEQHAGQMHDLRQELEETSRHVDALRKQRFDEQVDTAIQTAKAKNKEAVLALLDMEKVQLDETGHLTGLQEQLNALRAREGYLFEEGCLTGSKGNFGREIEPMGPIGLSDAIARHYHRR, from the coding sequence ATGGATCAAGTGGAACAACAGCTGGAGGTATCGCTGTCCGAAAACCAGCGCATCGCTCTGGAACAGGCGGTACAAAGCCGCATTGAAGAGGCGGTTGGGCAAGCGGAGGAACAGCATGCCGGCCAGATGCACGATCTGCGCCAAGAGCTTGAGGAGACATCCCGTCACGTGGATGCCCTGCGAAAACAGCGGTTTGATGAACAGGTGGATACCGCCATCCAAACGGCCAAAGCCAAAAACAAGGAGGCCGTTTTGGCGCTCTTGGACATGGAAAAAGTACAGCTGGACGAAACGGGGCACCTCACCGGCCTTCAGGAACAGCTCAACGCCCTGCGCGCCAGAGAGGGGTATCTTTTTGAAGAGGGATGTCTCACCGGATCCAAAGGTAATTTTGGCCGGGAGATCGAGCCTATGGGACCCATCGGCCTAAGCGACGCCATCGCCCGTCATTACCACAGGCGTTGA
- a CDS encoding major capsid protein translates to MAITLDEVRMNTGDKLTASVIDEFRRQNFILNNILFDDTVLPASNGAALSYSYFRIVSRPTAAFRAIGSEYTPSNATKKKVTVDLKAFGGAFEIDRMLASAGGFVNEVDVQAHQMISAAQTLFNNALINGDTSEDSKAFDGLDKALTGSSTEYNKSGTAVDLTDSGIDTNYKKFLDMLDEFILSLDGRPSAILGNTRLIARLRACARRAGSFNQTVDDFGRQAIAYDGIPLVDMGDASEDTPIIETSSNITSLYAVRLGLDGLHAVSMNGQSPIRVWMPNFETAGAVKRGEVEMTAAIALKSTRSAGVFRNIKV, encoded by the coding sequence ATGGCCATTACCTTGGATGAAGTACGCATGAATACGGGGGATAAGCTGACGGCATCGGTCATCGATGAGTTCCGGAGACAGAATTTTATCCTCAACAACATTCTCTTTGACGACACCGTCCTGCCGGCCAGCAACGGCGCCGCACTGAGCTACAGTTATTTCCGTATCGTGAGCCGTCCAACCGCCGCCTTCCGCGCCATCGGCAGTGAATACACCCCCAGCAACGCCACCAAAAAGAAGGTGACAGTCGATCTGAAAGCTTTTGGCGGCGCCTTTGAAATCGATCGTATGCTGGCGTCGGCCGGTGGATTTGTCAACGAGGTGGACGTCCAGGCCCATCAGATGATCAGCGCCGCACAGACCCTCTTCAACAACGCCCTCATCAACGGCGATACTTCGGAGGACAGCAAGGCCTTTGACGGCTTGGACAAGGCCCTCACCGGTTCTTCCACCGAGTACAACAAATCGGGAACCGCCGTTGACCTGACCGATTCCGGCATCGACACCAACTACAAAAAGTTCCTGGACATGCTGGATGAGTTTATTCTCAGCCTGGACGGACGTCCTTCGGCTATTTTGGGCAATACCCGTCTCATCGCCCGTCTGAGAGCCTGTGCCCGACGTGCCGGTTCCTTCAACCAGACGGTGGACGACTTCGGCCGTCAGGCCATCGCCTACGACGGCATCCCCCTTGTGGACATGGGTGATGCATCGGAGGACACCCCCATCATCGAGACTTCCAGCAACATCACAAGCCTTTACGCCGTGCGTCTGGGACTGGACGGCCTGCACGCCGTTTCCATGAATGGCCAATCCCCCATCCGGGTGTGGATGCCCAACTTTGAGACAGCCGGCGCCGTCAAGAGGGGAGAGGTGGAGATGACTGCCGCCATCGCCCTGAAATCCACCCGTTCGGCCGGCGTATTCCGCAACATCAAGGTGTAA
- a CDS encoding phage distal tail protein, with protein MSEFTFNGVSCQEKGITLLDYKQPASSSVRVTYVDIPGRDGSLAVSQPVYQDVTVSLHCAILGDDRQEIQEALRQAAGWMRGQGELSLWDQPGLSRPGTVVEWSEAQVNRQWAEFTVLFQGSPFLLGEEQSLPLGSAVQVKGTVPARGVATVTLPDDTSRIRITSSHGESLALIGSLKAGQVISVDMQTGNIQLDGQPANRLMELGGQTFAMPPGTGTITCEALQDRDQYQAVEGTFRYRPQWR; from the coding sequence ATGAGCGAATTTACGTTTAACGGCGTCTCCTGCCAGGAAAAAGGCATTACGCTGCTGGATTATAAGCAACCGGCTTCGTCGTCGGTACGGGTGACCTATGTGGATATCCCGGGCCGGGATGGGAGCCTCGCCGTTTCACAGCCGGTGTATCAGGATGTGACGGTCTCCTTGCATTGTGCCATCCTAGGGGACGACCGTCAAGAGATCCAGGAAGCCTTGCGTCAAGCGGCCGGATGGATGCGTGGGCAGGGGGAGCTTTCTTTGTGGGATCAGCCGGGGCTATCCCGTCCTGGAACCGTGGTGGAATGGAGTGAAGCACAGGTCAACCGCCAGTGGGCGGAATTTACCGTCCTGTTCCAGGGAAGTCCCTTCCTGTTGGGGGAGGAACAGTCTCTGCCTTTGGGATCGGCCGTCCAGGTAAAGGGGACCGTCCCTGCCAGGGGTGTGGCGACCGTCACCCTGCCTGACGATACGTCGCGGATTAGAATCACCTCCAGCCATGGGGAGAGCTTGGCGCTGATCGGTTCCCTAAAAGCAGGACAGGTGATCTCAGTGGACATGCAGACCGGCAATATCCAGCTGGATGGACAGCCGGCAAACCGTCTCATGGAATTGGGAGGGCAAACCTTTGCCATGCCTCCCGGGACAGGGACCATTACCTGTGAAGCGCTCCAGGACAGGGATCAGTATCAGGCGGTAGAGGGGACGTTCCGGTACCGTCCCCAGTGGCGTTAG
- a CDS encoding phage tail protein, with protein sequence MASEFTLYAFDRSEQLIATLSNQTGANLLSVVHSEQLNTLSVTLQYSGRLSLFSGYYLGFYDTDDFFQLFEIKRMEEVQNGDGMAVEVYAEHVVYELLSEMVVDFTLQNATADDVVDGILSGTRWTCNSSQNFGTHTVDLTYKNALSCLNQVQEMWGLCYRPRLILEDNRVTERHIELLPRLGADVNYRFEWGKNLLEVERVTDSRNIVTALYGRGKTLTLKQLDGQPSRGQRVDFGEVQWSKPGDPADKPLGQLWVGDEEAREAYGYGQGSEQKRHRFGSVTFDLEDPADVLQATWQALQEKKYPKVSYHLRAVELERIVPNGLRSIRLGDTVQVLDQGLLLYGMTEFTAQVVDLERDYLSPINTRITLSNQDVDLESILSQLGRQQDRMLEKESVWDDTALRNGPDAPVDTSRLEGSIDLLTNQLVASGAFQSVTPLEGKGILLENTDPSSSDYGALYLGPGFLAVASDQVDGEWRWRTFGTGRGFTADELVTGTLDAALVKTGRLQSVNGETWIDLASGSFAFGGDKLALSASGDLQVNGFLSAKAGEQEISVTADSYGMAAITFLQKGNELGSLFTDEDYKFYICSGQDMVLNVPTGYSLRLMVEDLFAPNGRRGYTGAIDVGDKRLSFSCGILYNVS encoded by the coding sequence ATGGCGAGTGAATTTACCCTCTATGCCTTTGACCGGTCGGAACAGCTGATTGCCACCCTTTCCAATCAAACTGGAGCTAATCTGTTGTCCGTGGTGCACAGCGAACAGCTCAATACCTTGTCCGTCACGTTACAGTATAGCGGCCGACTATCTCTTTTCAGCGGATATTATCTGGGGTTTTACGATACCGATGATTTTTTCCAGCTTTTTGAGATCAAGAGGATGGAAGAGGTGCAAAACGGCGACGGCATGGCGGTGGAGGTGTACGCCGAACACGTGGTGTACGAGCTTCTCAGCGAAATGGTTGTCGATTTTACCCTCCAAAACGCCACGGCCGACGATGTGGTGGACGGCATTTTATCCGGCACCCGGTGGACGTGCAACTCCAGTCAGAACTTCGGCACCCATACCGTGGACCTCACTTATAAAAATGCCCTCTCCTGCCTCAATCAGGTACAAGAGATGTGGGGACTGTGTTATCGTCCCAGGCTGATTCTGGAGGACAACCGCGTCACAGAGCGGCATATTGAATTGCTTCCCCGTCTTGGGGCCGACGTCAATTACCGTTTTGAATGGGGCAAAAATCTTCTGGAAGTGGAACGGGTCACCGATTCCCGCAACATCGTCACCGCCCTGTACGGCAGGGGCAAGACCCTGACCCTCAAGCAATTGGACGGCCAACCCTCCCGGGGACAACGGGTGGATTTTGGTGAAGTACAATGGTCGAAGCCGGGGGATCCGGCTGATAAACCGTTGGGACAGCTTTGGGTGGGGGATGAGGAGGCTCGGGAAGCCTATGGATATGGGCAGGGCTCCGAACAAAAGCGTCACCGGTTTGGATCGGTCACCTTTGACCTGGAGGATCCCGCCGACGTCTTACAGGCCACATGGCAGGCCCTTCAGGAGAAAAAATATCCCAAAGTCAGCTACCATCTTCGGGCGGTGGAGCTGGAACGCATTGTCCCCAATGGACTTCGTTCCATCCGGTTGGGCGATACCGTCCAGGTGCTGGACCAAGGGCTTCTGCTCTATGGTATGACGGAGTTTACCGCTCAGGTGGTGGATCTGGAACGGGATTATCTCAGCCCCATCAACACCCGTATCACCCTGAGCAATCAGGATGTGGATCTGGAGAGCATCCTGTCTCAGCTTGGCAGACAGCAGGACCGCATGCTGGAAAAAGAATCGGTATGGGACGACACAGCCCTGCGCAACGGTCCCGATGCCCCCGTCGATACCTCGCGTCTGGAGGGAAGCATCGATCTGCTGACCAATCAGCTTGTGGCCTCCGGGGCATTTCAAAGCGTTACGCCTCTGGAGGGGAAAGGCATCCTGCTGGAAAACACCGATCCGAGCAGTTCCGACTATGGAGCGCTGTACCTGGGACCGGGATTCCTGGCAGTGGCCAGCGATCAGGTGGACGGTGAGTGGAGATGGCGCACCTTCGGCACCGGACGAGGCTTTACGGCCGACGAATTGGTCACCGGAACCTTGGATGCAGCCCTCGTCAAAACCGGACGTCTTCAATCGGTTAATGGGGAAACATGGATTGACCTGGCCAGCGGATCCTTCGCTTTTGGCGGGGATAAGCTGGCGTTGAGTGCCTCCGGGGATCTACAGGTCAATGGATTCTTATCGGCCAAGGCGGGGGAACAGGAGATTTCCGTCACAGCCGATTCGTATGGGATGGCAGCCATCACCTTTTTGCAGAAGGGAAATGAATTGGGAAGTCTCTTTACCGATGAAGATTATAAATTCTACATTTGTTCCGGTCAGGATATGGTTCTCAACGTACCGACGGGATATTCTCTGCGCCTGATGGTGGAAGACCTGTTTGCACCCAATGGTCGGCGCGGATACACCGGCGCCATCGATGTAGGGGATAAACGGCTTTCCTTTAGCTGCGGCATCCTTTATAATGTGAGCTGA
- a CDS encoding ATP-binding protein: MIRNIVKIDEEKCTGCGLCAEACHEGAIAMVDGKAKLIRDDYCDGLGHCLPACPVDAIRIEQREADAYDEEAVKARQAEKASKKEKEAQGMPPLSCGCPGTRAKSFTPHAASIDSSAPAQSQLSQWPVQIQLVAPQAPYFDGANLLVAADCTAYAYGDFHNRFIKNRITVIGCPKLDPVDYTEKLTAILRHNDIKSLTIVRMEVPCCGGLEHAAKTALQQSGKFIPWQVVTISTDGRILE, encoded by the coding sequence ATGATTCGAAACATTGTTAAAATCGATGAGGAAAAATGCACCGGCTGCGGTTTATGCGCCGAGGCCTGTCACGAGGGGGCCATCGCCATGGTGGACGGCAAGGCAAAGCTCATCCGGGACGACTATTGCGACGGCCTGGGACATTGTCTTCCCGCCTGTCCGGTGGATGCCATCCGCATCGAACAGCGGGAGGCCGACGCTTATGACGAAGAAGCCGTCAAGGCCCGTCAGGCGGAGAAGGCTTCAAAAAAGGAAAAGGAAGCGCAAGGGATGCCGCCTTTATCCTGTGGATGTCCTGGAACCCGCGCCAAGAGTTTTACCCCTCACGCTGCCTCCATCGACAGCAGTGCACCTGCTCAATCTCAGCTTTCCCAGTGGCCGGTACAGATTCAGCTTGTGGCCCCTCAGGCCCCCTATTTTGACGGCGCCAATCTATTGGTAGCCGCCGACTGCACTGCTTATGCCTACGGCGATTTCCACAACCGCTTTATCAAAAACCGTATTACCGTCATCGGATGCCCCAAGCTGGATCCTGTGGACTATACCGAGAAATTGACGGCCATCCTTCGTCACAACGACATCAAAAGTCTGACCATCGTCCGTATGGAGGTCCCTTGCTGCGGAGGCTTGGAGCACGCCGCCAAAACCGCCTTGCAGCAAAGCGGTAAATTCATTCCCTGGCAGGTAGTGACCATCTCCACCGACGGACGGATCTTAGAGTGA
- a CDS encoding Crp/Fnr family transcriptional regulator, with the protein MSDSFPLQNVPLFRGLEEGEMQSVLQCLSANVRDYPKGETIFHPGCPVKEVGLVLEGQVHLVKEDRWGNTALLSTIPPGELFGESYACAGAPLPLRATAAECCRILFLNMGKMLTTCSPTCRFHARLLENLLSILAGKNLFLAQKADILAQRTVREKLLNYLYYQSQMHNSSCFTIPLNRQQLADYLSVDRSSMTVELGKLSKEGVLKVERNKFELL; encoded by the coding sequence ATGTCTGACAGCTTTCCGCTACAAAACGTTCCCCTGTTCCGTGGCCTGGAGGAAGGGGAGATGCAGTCGGTACTGCAATGCCTATCGGCTAACGTCCGAGACTATCCAAAGGGAGAGACTATTTTTCATCCCGGATGCCCGGTGAAAGAGGTAGGACTGGTGCTGGAGGGACAGGTCCATTTGGTCAAGGAAGACCGATGGGGAAATACGGCGTTGCTCAGCACCATCCCGCCGGGGGAGCTGTTTGGGGAATCATACGCCTGCGCCGGGGCGCCGCTTCCGCTGCGTGCGACGGCGGCCGAATGCTGCCGGATCCTGTTTTTGAATATGGGAAAGATGCTGACAACCTGTTCCCCGACCTGCCGGTTTCACGCCCGATTGCTGGAAAATCTTTTATCCATCCTGGCGGGGAAAAATCTATTTTTGGCCCAGAAGGCCGATATCCTTGCCCAACGCACCGTCCGGGAGAAGCTGCTCAACTATCTCTACTATCAGTCGCAAATGCACAACTCGTCTTGTTTTACCATCCCGCTCAACCGGCAGCAGTTGGCCGATTACCTGTCGGTAGACCGCAGCTCCATGACGGTGGAATTGGGGAAGCTCAGCAAAGAGGGGGTATTAAAGGTGGAGCGAAACAAGTTTGAGCTATTGTGA
- a CDS encoding FHA domain-containing protein: protein MDMAQIFQTAVQIALEVLYVISPILVIVFIVRWHRALAFNLPDPEPLAVLVNVATRDVTHIMSYETAIGRSRSSDIILNFPAVSRNHAVLCLRNDQWRIYDTNSKTGVFVNGQKIDKMAELVRGDTITLGGISLAFSDQILDD, encoded by the coding sequence ATGGATATGGCCCAAATTTTCCAAACAGCTGTCCAGATCGCGCTGGAGGTGCTGTATGTCATATCGCCTATTTTGGTCATCGTGTTTATTGTGCGATGGCATCGGGCCCTGGCCTTTAACCTGCCGGATCCGGAACCGCTTGCCGTGCTGGTCAATGTGGCTACCCGGGACGTCACCCATATCATGAGCTACGAGACGGCCATCGGCCGGAGCCGTTCGTCGGATATCATTCTCAATTTCCCAGCGGTGTCTCGCAACCATGCGGTACTGTGCCTTCGCAACGACCAGTGGCGTATTTACGATACCAATTCCAAGACGGGCGTGTTTGTCAACGGCCAGAAGATCGATAAGATGGCGGAGCTTGTCCGAGGGGATACCATCACCTTGGGGGGGATCTCCCTGGCCTTCAGCGATCAGATTTTAGATGATTAA
- a CDS encoding FtsW/RodA/SpoVE family cell cycle protein — protein sequence MFEALKRRRPKKVHVTVSSAKLLWAVTVFELVCGFRIVMNQIPDPDWERFVPLLALMAIQWIYYGISRGPLHRKSMQLEVSAFFLCGMGLCAQTAITADGLMTQVITLVAGLIIFNCIVWFMGDADRVMKYKIAAAILGVGLFAANLIFGTISHGAKNWIEIGPLTVQPSELVKIAFILTGAATLERLLTYRHLTWFLIFFGICVASLAYTGDFGTACIFFVTFLIIALMRSGDLRTIFFICAGAGGGAALVLTIKPYIAKRFEAWRHVWEYADTTGYQQSRVLMAIASGGLLGIGPGNGNLEKVFASTTDLIFGVICEEWGLILGIAVLSIYVGWTLHALRCCKRSRSSLYAIAASAAAGLMLFQTCLNVFGATDILPLTGVTLPFVSRGGSSMMASWGLLAFLKAADPRTYEEKEKRGVIV from the coding sequence ATGTTTGAAGCCTTGAAAAGACGAAGGCCAAAGAAGGTTCATGTAACCGTATCCAGCGCAAAGCTGTTGTGGGCGGTGACGGTGTTTGAACTGGTCTGCGGTTTTCGCATTGTGATGAATCAGATTCCCGATCCGGATTGGGAACGTTTTGTGCCTCTGCTGGCGCTGATGGCCATCCAATGGATCTACTACGGCATCAGCCGCGGACCGTTGCATCGCAAGAGCATGCAGCTGGAGGTATCGGCGTTTTTCCTCTGCGGTATGGGGCTCTGCGCCCAAACGGCCATCACGGCCGACGGTCTTATGACCCAGGTCATTACCCTGGTTGCCGGATTGATTATTTTCAATTGTATTGTCTGGTTTATGGGGGATGCCGACCGGGTGATGAAATATAAGATCGCAGCCGCCATCCTGGGGGTGGGACTGTTCGCCGCCAACCTGATCTTCGGTACCATCAGCCACGGCGCCAAGAACTGGATTGAAATCGGGCCTTTGACGGTGCAGCCGTCGGAGCTTGTAAAGATCGCCTTTATCCTGACGGGTGCCGCCACTCTGGAGCGGCTGCTTACTTACCGGCATCTGACATGGTTTCTTATCTTTTTCGGCATCTGTGTGGCTTCTCTTGCCTATACCGGCGACTTTGGCACTGCATGTATCTTCTTTGTCACCTTCCTCATCATTGCATTGATGCGGTCGGGCGATTTGCGCACCATCTTCTTTATCTGTGCCGGGGCCGGCGGCGGAGCGGCGTTGGTGCTGACCATCAAGCCCTACATCGCCAAACGTTTTGAGGCATGGCGGCACGTCTGGGAGTACGCCGACACCACCGGTTATCAGCAGAGCCGGGTGCTGATGGCCATCGCCAGCGGCGGACTTCTGGGCATCGGACCGGGCAACGGCAATCTGGAAAAGGTGTTTGCCTCCACAACCGACTTGATTTTCGGCGTGATCTGTGAAGAATGGGGCCTTATCCTGGGCATAGCGGTGCTGTCCATCTATGTGGGCTGGACACTTCATGCCTTGAGGTGCTGCAAACGCAGCCGGTCGTCGCTTTACGCCATTGCCGCATCTGCGGCGGCGGGTCTGATGCTGTTCCAGACCTGTCTCAACGTGTTTGGCGCCACCGATATCCTGCCCCTCACCGGCGTTACGCTTCCCTTTGTCAGCCGCGGCGGATCGTCCATGATGGCGTCGTGGGGACTGCTCGCCTTCCTCAAGGCGGCCGATCCCCGCACTTATGAGGAAAAAGAGAAACGAGGTGTGATCGTTTGA